In Anseongella ginsenosidimutans, one genomic interval encodes:
- a CDS encoding Gfo/Idh/MocA family protein translates to MTVDRRSFIKMTSAIAAGGMMVPAFARGAGHLIAPSDRLNMALIGCRNMGWADLSGFLQHKEVRCLALCDIDKNVLASRAKELSELQGQKPDLYGDYRAVLDRKDIDAVIIGTPDHWHCLQFVDSCEAGKDIYVEKPISNSIAGCDAMVSAAEKYNTVIQVGQQQRSGKHWHEMIGYLRSGKLGNIGRVHIWANFNYAAIKSPVPDSGIPEGVDFNTWLGPAPGRTFNKQRFHGSWRMFWDYGGGLITDWGVHLLDMGLWGMDIKAMPQKILSSGGNYLYPEGAHETFDTLSVTYQFPDFMLEWENNAGVETGPYGRNYGVLFRGTNGTLVADRNNWAVYPEKEKIAELTVQADGRDHQNHIRNFLDHVKSRDRNTACTIENGSLCARYAHFGNIGARIGGAALTYDPKKGKFDVSAANKYLQPEYRSPWKFPGRGR, encoded by the coding sequence ATGACCGTTGACCGGAGATCTTTTATAAAAATGACCTCGGCCATTGCTGCCGGAGGAATGATGGTTCCTGCATTCGCCCGCGGGGCCGGACACCTTATAGCGCCCAGCGACAGGCTGAATATGGCCCTGATCGGCTGCAGGAATATGGGATGGGCGGACCTGAGCGGTTTCCTTCAGCACAAGGAAGTGCGCTGCCTGGCGCTTTGCGACATTGATAAAAACGTACTTGCTTCACGGGCGAAAGAACTTAGTGAGCTGCAAGGCCAAAAACCTGACCTTTACGGGGATTATCGGGCCGTGCTGGACCGGAAAGATATTGACGCGGTGATCATCGGAACGCCGGATCACTGGCATTGCCTTCAGTTTGTGGATTCCTGCGAAGCGGGGAAAGATATTTATGTTGAAAAGCCCATTAGTAACAGCATTGCCGGGTGTGATGCGATGGTATCGGCTGCGGAAAAGTACAATACGGTTATTCAGGTGGGTCAGCAGCAGCGGAGCGGAAAGCACTGGCATGAGATGATCGGCTACCTCCGCTCGGGAAAGCTGGGCAACATTGGACGTGTTCACATATGGGCCAACTTCAATTATGCGGCAATAAAGTCGCCGGTTCCCGATTCCGGGATCCCCGAAGGCGTGGATTTCAATACCTGGTTAGGCCCCGCACCCGGGCGAACATTTAACAAGCAGCGCTTTCACGGCTCCTGGAGAATGTTCTGGGATTATGGCGGCGGGCTCATCACTGACTGGGGCGTCCATTTACTCGATATGGGTTTATGGGGAATGGATATTAAAGCCATGCCGCAGAAAATACTTTCCAGCGGCGGCAATTACCTGTACCCGGAAGGCGCCCATGAAACATTCGATACGCTGTCCGTCACCTACCAGTTTCCCGATTTTATGCTCGAATGGGAAAATAACGCGGGGGTGGAAACCGGCCCCTATGGGAGGAATTACGGCGTGTTGTTCCGCGGCACAAACGGAACCCTGGTTGCTGACAGGAATAACTGGGCGGTCTATCCTGAAAAGGAAAAGATCGCGGAGCTAACCGTTCAGGCAGATGGCAGGGATCATCAAAACCACATCCGCAATTTCCTGGATCACGTTAAGTCCCGCGACCGGAACACGGCTTGTACGATTGAAAATGGCAGTCTTTGCGCCCGTTACGCCCACTTCGGAAATATCGGCGCCCGGATCGGTGGGGCTGCCCTGACTTATGATCCTAAAAAGGGAAAATTTGATGTTTCAGCCGCCAATAAATACCTTCAGCCGGAATACCGGAGCCCCTGGAAATTCCCGGGACGCGGCCGGTAA
- a CDS encoding alpha-L-rhamnosidase, whose product MKGCLFFLLFISTWAFGDAASRPVNLRTNHKTNPVGVETHQPYFSWWIQASGRGYMQGGYQLLVASSEEKLRKGEADIWDSGKVRSDENLWVLYEGPPLEPARRYYWKVRIRDRAGKFSAWSETASFTTGLAGEKDWKNADWIALELLPDSLKVIPGVHGSGNELGKKAVKSADIPYFRKSFSIEKPLKAAFVFVSGLGQYELHLNGEKVGDDFLTPGWTDYRDRCLYNSYDVTSQLQQGENVLGGLVGTGFFYVNRERYRKLVIAQGYPMFRLKLVLRFTDGTSREVVTDESWKTSPSPLIFSSIYGGESYDARLEQAGWDRQGFDDSGWKPVLISQGPGGQMKPQIEYPLQVMDTLEILRISKPAPGKYVYDFGQNASGIISLQVRGQKGDTVRITPGELLDENGVPTQRASGGPYYFEYVLKGNDLETWQARFTYYGFRFALVEGAVPAVAAVPVDGSPQAEIPAPSKSITAGKTRVHSLQFLHTRNSTPTVGTFSCSSPLFNQIHELIDWSIRSNLASVTTDCPHREKLGWLEQAHLMGSSIKYRYDILHLYNKVVDDMIEAQLPNGLVPDIAPEFVPFEGGFRDSPEWGSASVIIPWYLYQWYGDKEVLVRAYDMMCRYLAYLGSKAEGHILSHGLGDWFDLGPEPPGPSQLTPIPLTATAIYYYDAHILSQVAELLGKKDDSRRYRELAAAIKHAFNAKFFNSAAAVYATGSQTSFAMPLYMGLVPENRRENVFSNLLDSVKASGKALTAGDVGYRYLVRVLEQGGASQLLYEMNNRDDVPGYGFQIARGATALTESWAALKYVSNNHMMLGHLMEWLYSGLAGIGQREGSTAYREIKIAPQPVEGIDEAQASYHAISGKITVHWKKSEEEFRLKTAIPPNTRADIHLPAAALDQVREGGQPIKEQKWLQHVRPAGKKLVLTVLPGSYDFTVAY is encoded by the coding sequence ATGAAAGGATGCTTATTTTTCCTGTTGTTTATCTCTACCTGGGCATTTGGAGACGCGGCGTCCAGGCCGGTAAATCTCAGGACCAATCATAAAACCAATCCTGTAGGCGTGGAAACCCATCAGCCCTATTTCAGCTGGTGGATCCAGGCAAGCGGCCGGGGCTATATGCAGGGCGGTTACCAGCTGCTCGTGGCCAGCTCGGAAGAAAAACTTCGCAAAGGCGAAGCCGATATCTGGGATTCCGGCAAAGTCCGTTCTGATGAAAACTTGTGGGTGCTTTACGAGGGGCCGCCGCTGGAACCCGCCAGGCGGTACTACTGGAAAGTGCGTATCCGGGACCGGGCGGGCAAATTTTCCGCCTGGAGCGAAACTGCTTCCTTTACTACCGGATTAGCGGGCGAAAAAGACTGGAAGAACGCCGATTGGATCGCCCTGGAATTACTGCCCGATTCCCTGAAAGTAATTCCTGGTGTTCATGGCAGCGGCAATGAACTGGGCAAAAAAGCGGTAAAAAGCGCGGACATTCCTTATTTCCGGAAATCATTTTCCATCGAAAAGCCGCTGAAGGCTGCTTTTGTGTTTGTATCGGGCCTCGGCCAGTACGAGCTGCACCTGAACGGGGAAAAGGTAGGGGATGATTTTCTGACTCCCGGCTGGACCGATTACAGGGACCGCTGCCTTTATAATTCCTACGACGTTACCAGCCAGCTGCAGCAGGGCGAAAATGTGCTGGGAGGACTGGTGGGCACAGGATTTTTTTACGTGAACCGCGAGCGGTACCGGAAACTGGTCATTGCGCAGGGATATCCCATGTTCAGGCTGAAACTGGTACTGCGGTTTACCGACGGGACTTCGCGGGAGGTCGTTACCGATGAGAGCTGGAAAACCTCCCCTTCCCCATTGATCTTTTCAAGCATTTACGGTGGGGAAAGTTATGATGCCCGCCTGGAACAAGCCGGCTGGGACCGGCAAGGGTTTGATGACAGCGGCTGGAAACCGGTATTGATCAGCCAGGGGCCGGGAGGCCAAATGAAGCCACAGATAGAATATCCTTTACAGGTAATGGATACGCTGGAAATCCTGCGCATTTCCAAACCCGCTCCGGGTAAGTATGTCTATGATTTCGGGCAAAATGCTTCCGGGATCATTTCGCTGCAAGTTCGCGGACAGAAAGGCGATACGGTCAGGATTACGCCAGGTGAGCTGCTGGATGAAAATGGAGTACCCACGCAGCGCGCTTCGGGCGGCCCCTATTATTTCGAATATGTTTTAAAGGGAAACGACCTTGAAACCTGGCAAGCCCGCTTTACTTATTATGGCTTTCGTTTCGCCCTGGTGGAAGGCGCCGTTCCGGCTGTTGCGGCTGTTCCGGTCGACGGCTCGCCTCAAGCCGAAATACCGGCTCCTTCCAAAAGCATAACAGCAGGCAAAACCCGGGTGCATTCGCTACAGTTTCTTCATACACGCAACAGCACCCCCACGGTTGGCACATTTAGTTGCTCCAGTCCGCTCTTCAATCAGATCCATGAATTGATCGACTGGTCAATCCGAAGCAATCTGGCCAGCGTAACTACTGATTGCCCCCATCGCGAAAAACTTGGCTGGCTTGAACAGGCCCACCTGATGGGCAGCTCCATCAAATACCGCTACGATATCCTGCACCTCTACAATAAAGTAGTGGACGACATGATCGAAGCACAGCTGCCCAACGGCCTGGTTCCCGACATAGCTCCGGAGTTTGTGCCCTTTGAAGGCGGGTTCCGCGATTCGCCCGAATGGGGAAGCGCCTCGGTGATCATCCCCTGGTACTTGTATCAGTGGTACGGCGATAAAGAGGTGCTTGTAAGGGCGTATGACATGATGTGCCGCTACCTTGCCTATCTTGGCAGCAAAGCGGAAGGCCATATCCTCTCGCACGGACTTGGGGACTGGTTTGACCTTGGCCCGGAACCACCGGGGCCTTCGCAGTTAACCCCCATCCCGCTGACAGCCACAGCAATCTACTATTATGATGCGCATATCCTCAGCCAGGTCGCAGAGCTGTTGGGAAAGAAAGATGACAGCCGCCGTTACCGGGAACTGGCCGCCGCGATAAAACACGCCTTCAACGCGAAGTTCTTTAATTCCGCCGCCGCGGTATATGCCACCGGCAGCCAGACCTCTTTTGCCATGCCCTTATACATGGGGTTGGTTCCTGAAAACCGCCGGGAAAACGTATTCAGCAACCTGCTGGATTCTGTCAAAGCCAGCGGCAAAGCCCTGACAGCGGGCGACGTGGGCTACCGCTACCTGGTACGCGTACTGGAGCAAGGGGGCGCTTCCCAATTATTGTATGAAATGAATAACCGGGATGACGTGCCCGGCTACGGTTTCCAGATAGCAAGGGGCGCCACGGCGCTGACCGAATCCTGGGCTGCCCTGAAATACGTGTCCAATAATCATATGATGCTCGGGCACCTGATGGAATGGCTTTACAGCGGGCTGGCGGGCATCGGCCAGCGGGAAGGAAGCACCGCCTACCGGGAAATAAAGATTGCGCCGCAGCCAGTGGAAGGAATTGACGAAGCACAAGCCTCCTACCATGCTATTTCCGGGAAAATCACGGTGCATTGGAAAAAAAGCGAAGAGGAATTCAGACTAAAAACAGCAATTCCCCCCAATACCCGGGCGGATATTCACCTGCCTGCCGCGGCTTTGGACCAGGTACGCGAAGGGGGACAACCAATAAAGGAACAGAAATGGCTTCAACACGTCCGGCCAGCCGGCAAAAAACTGGTACTGACCGTTCTTCCGGGCTCTTATGATTTTACCGTTGCTTACTGA
- a CDS encoding SDR family oxidoreductase, with product MDLQLTDKIIIVTGGAKGIGKGIADSLAAEGAIPVIVGRNEQDNRKAVAEIEAGGGKCHQVVAELTDPQASSNAVTAVLEKFGAIHGLVNNAGVNDGVGLEAGSYEKFMASLHKNVVHYYLMAHYALPALKKTKGAIVNITSKTAETGQGNTSAYAAANGGRNALTREWAVELLKYEIRVNAVVVAECWTPLYARWIESLPDPGKKLAEIEARIPLGNRMTKASEIADAVVFLLSERSGHTTGQLIHVDGGYVHLDRSLANA from the coding sequence ATGGATCTCCAACTTACTGACAAGATCATTATTGTGACCGGGGGTGCAAAAGGCATCGGCAAGGGAATTGCAGATTCACTTGCTGCAGAAGGCGCTATACCGGTTATCGTAGGAAGAAACGAGCAGGATAACCGCAAAGCGGTAGCAGAAATAGAAGCAGGCGGCGGGAAATGCCACCAGGTAGTAGCAGAGCTAACCGATCCCCAGGCCTCGTCAAATGCAGTAACAGCAGTTTTAGAGAAATTCGGGGCCATTCATGGCCTTGTAAATAACGCCGGCGTGAATGACGGCGTTGGCCTGGAAGCAGGCAGTTATGAAAAATTCATGGCTTCTCTCCATAAGAACGTGGTGCATTATTACCTGATGGCGCATTATGCCTTGCCAGCTTTGAAGAAAACCAAGGGCGCCATTGTAAATATTACGTCAAAGACAGCCGAAACCGGGCAGGGAAACACTTCTGCATATGCTGCCGCTAACGGGGGCAGGAATGCGCTTACACGGGAATGGGCAGTTGAACTGCTTAAATACGAAATCCGGGTAAACGCCGTCGTCGTAGCTGAATGCTGGACCCCTTTATATGCCCGATGGATAGAATCTTTGCCCGACCCTGGTAAAAAGCTTGCAGAGATCGAAGCCAGGATACCCCTTGGAAACCGCATGACTAAGGCCTCTGAAATCGCGGACGCGGTCGTCTTCCTCTTATCGGAACGCTCCGGACATACCACCGGCCAGTTGATCCATGTTGACGGAGGATATGTACACCTTGACCGTTCCCTTGCGAATGCCTGA
- a CDS encoding helix-turn-helix domain-containing protein has protein sequence MKKITSESDYEKIMAKIDGLMALGSDHVSKDQLTEIRKLALAAQEYEQHKYTLEAPTTLTGMIEMRMFEMRLKQKELAKRLKISESKLSLIMKGKQKPDLKFLKSVHSELNIDAKFILEHA, from the coding sequence ATGAAAAAAATAACCAGTGAAAGTGACTACGAGAAGATAATGGCGAAAATTGATGGCCTGATGGCTCTCGGAAGTGATCACGTTTCCAAAGATCAGTTAACGGAAATCCGCAAACTTGCCCTTGCTGCACAGGAATACGAGCAGCATAAGTATACCCTGGAGGCTCCGACTACCTTAACCGGCATGATCGAAATGCGTATGTTCGAAATGCGCTTAAAGCAAAAAGAACTGGCGAAACGACTCAAAATTAGCGAATCCAAACTTTCCCTGATCATGAAAGGCAAACAAAAACCTGATCTTAAATTTCTAAAAAGTGTTCATTCAGAACTTAACATAGACGCAAAATTCATTCTTGAACATGCATAA
- a CDS encoding type II toxin-antitoxin system HigB family toxin has translation MVVISYGKIREFFEEHANAKDALNNWYRLTLKADWASFHELKEMFNSVDAIGNDRFVFNIRGNKYRLVAMIFFDVRTIYVRFIGTHRAYDVIDCSTI, from the coding sequence ATGGTTGTTATCAGTTATGGAAAAATCCGGGAGTTCTTTGAAGAACATGCGAATGCAAAAGATGCCTTAAATAATTGGTATCGCCTGACATTGAAAGCCGATTGGGCAAGTTTCCATGAGTTAAAAGAAATGTTTAATTCTGTTGATGCTATTGGGAATGACCGTTTCGTGTTTAACATTCGAGGGAATAAGTACCGGCTGGTAGCGATGATCTTTTTTGATGTCAGGACTATTTACGTTCGGTTTATAGGCACTCACAGGGCTTACGATGTTATTGACTGTTCAACAATCTAA
- a CDS encoding Fur family transcriptional regulator — protein MDRDGKKFRELLEKHHLKKTGQRLDVLNVLFSKKEATSQPTLESLLGQHINRVTLYRILKTFEEKGIIHRIIDLNGTANYAPCSSACTEHEHHDEHIHFNCTACNKLYCLNDIHIPGFTMPAGFKPEMINMVISGTCRNCNKK, from the coding sequence ATGGACAGGGACGGAAAAAAATTTCGGGAATTACTTGAAAAGCACCATTTGAAAAAAACCGGCCAGCGGCTGGATGTGCTGAACGTCCTTTTTTCAAAGAAAGAGGCAACCAGCCAGCCAACGCTTGAATCGCTGCTTGGGCAGCACATTAACCGGGTAACGCTTTACCGCATCCTCAAAACATTCGAAGAAAAAGGGATCATTCACCGCATTATTGACCTGAACGGCACCGCCAACTATGCCCCCTGCTCTTCCGCCTGCACAGAACACGAACACCACGACGAACACATCCACTTCAATTGCACGGCCTGCAATAAACTATACTGCCTTAATGACATTCATATCCCGGGCTTCACCATGCCGGCCGGCTTTAAACCCGAAATGATCAACATGGTAATTTCCGGCACCTGCCGCAACTGCAATAAAAAATAA